A part of Halostella limicola genomic DNA contains:
- a CDS encoding hybrid sensor histidine kinase/response regulator produces MTGTPLEPQPPDGGDIDVLIVGDESDADEATPPLERRSESIAVRAATTPAAGRELLSSGGIDCVVVGSGLPDAAATEFLRSVRDRHPRLPLFLIGGDDDANAEALSVGVTDYVPKAVVAERPEVLVDRVERAVRDAARRGTERRRQELFAKAQDIADVGAWEYDAEADTLWWSEQVRRIHGLPVDDQSTLAESFDLYEPEDREAIEAAFGEAIRDGVPYDVELRLGDPTDETRWIRTRGEPEFDGDAVVRVRGSYQDVTDLKRRKLQFESLHDASRDLMEAKTRMDVARIVTTASKHILGYVMTTVRLADEDGEMLRTFAANDQAVTEAGKRPSYRIDGETPAARTYREGEPQIFDDLNRTEDDYDRGALRSGVYVPIGDHGVLSTGDTEPNAFDEPDVEILGVLTKLAAGALTRIRSEQALQRQNERLEEFASIVAHDLRNPLNVARGELSLLEPSTPTDRVESIERSLDRMESLIEDVLSLARQGRVVGDTAPVSLAAVARKVWSNVETGAATLAVDAEGTEVVADEFRLQELFENLFRNAVEHAGDDVTIAVGPIEVDDRDDGPESAAEEGDAVGFFVEDDGPGIPDDEKGDVFEAGHTTTADGTGYGLYIVSEIAAAHGWEVAVVDGGDGGARFEITGVEAE; encoded by the coding sequence TTGACCGGGACGCCACTCGAACCTCAGCCGCCCGACGGCGGCGATATCGACGTCCTGATCGTCGGCGACGAGAGCGACGCCGACGAGGCGACGCCCCCGCTCGAACGGCGCAGCGAGAGCATCGCCGTCCGTGCGGCGACGACCCCCGCCGCCGGGCGAGAACTGCTTTCCTCCGGCGGGATCGACTGCGTCGTCGTGGGGTCGGGGCTGCCGGACGCCGCCGCGACGGAATTCCTGCGATCGGTACGCGACAGACACCCGCGCCTTCCCTTGTTCCTTATCGGCGGGGACGACGACGCCAACGCCGAGGCGCTGTCGGTCGGCGTCACGGACTACGTTCCGAAGGCGGTCGTCGCCGAGCGCCCCGAGGTCCTGGTAGATCGAGTCGAACGCGCCGTTCGAGACGCCGCACGCCGCGGGACGGAGCGCCGGCGCCAGGAGCTGTTCGCGAAGGCCCAGGACATCGCGGACGTGGGCGCCTGGGAGTACGACGCCGAGGCGGACACGCTGTGGTGGAGCGAGCAGGTCCGGCGCATCCACGGCCTGCCGGTCGACGACCAGTCGACCCTCGCGGAGAGTTTCGACCTCTACGAGCCCGAGGACAGGGAGGCGATCGAAGCGGCGTTCGGTGAGGCGATCCGCGACGGCGTCCCGTACGACGTCGAACTCAGGCTCGGCGACCCGACAGACGAGACGCGGTGGATCCGGACGCGTGGCGAGCCGGAGTTCGACGGCGACGCGGTCGTTCGCGTCAGAGGGAGCTATCAGGACGTCACCGACCTGAAGCGCCGCAAGCTGCAGTTCGAATCCCTCCACGACGCCAGCAGGGACCTGATGGAGGCGAAGACCCGCATGGACGTGGCCCGGATCGTCACCACCGCCTCGAAGCACATCCTCGGCTACGTCATGACGACCGTGCGCCTCGCCGACGAGGACGGGGAGATGCTGCGCACGTTCGCGGCCAACGACCAGGCCGTCACGGAGGCGGGCAAGCGACCGAGCTACCGGATCGACGGGGAGACGCCCGCGGCGCGCACCTACCGCGAGGGCGAGCCCCAGATCTTCGACGACCTGAACCGAACCGAGGACGACTACGACCGCGGCGCGCTGCGATCGGGCGTCTACGTCCCCATCGGCGACCACGGCGTCCTCAGTACGGGCGACACGGAGCCCAACGCGTTCGACGAACCCGACGTCGAGATCCTCGGCGTGCTGACGAAGCTCGCGGCCGGGGCCCTCACCCGGATCCGCTCCGAGCAGGCGCTCCAGCGTCAGAACGAGCGGCTGGAGGAGTTCGCGAGCATCGTCGCTCACGACCTCCGGAACCCGCTGAACGTCGCCCGCGGGGAGCTGTCGCTGCTGGAACCGTCGACGCCGACCGATCGGGTGGAGTCGATCGAGCGCAGCCTCGACCGGATGGAGTCGCTCATCGAGGACGTCCTCTCGCTCGCGCGCCAGGGGCGCGTCGTCGGCGACACGGCGCCCGTGAGCCTCGCCGCCGTCGCCCGGAAGGTGTGGTCGAACGTCGAGACGGGGGCGGCGACGCTGGCGGTCGACGCCGAGGGGACCGAGGTCGTCGCCGACGAGTTCCGCCTCCAGGAGCTGTTCGAGAACCTCTTCAGGAACGCGGTCGAGCACGCCGGCGACGACGTGACGATCGCCGTCGGTCCGATCGAAGTCGACGACCGGGACGACGGCCCGGAGTCCGCCGCCGAGGAGGGCGACGCCGTCGGCTTCTTCGTCGAGGACGACGGCCCCGGGATCCCGGACGACGAGAAAGGAGACGTGTTCGAGGCCGGTCACACCACGACCGCCGACGGGACCGGCTACGGCCTGTACATCGTCAGCGAGATCGCCGCCGCCCACGGCTGGGAGGTCGCGGTCGTCGACGGGGGCGACGGCGGCGCTCGGTTCGAGATCACCGGCGTCGAGGCGGAGTGA
- a CDS encoding acyl-CoA dehydrogenase family protein, protein MEFTLSDEHRMIRDSVREFCEEEIAPIAQEIEDEHRFPQEVFDQLAELDMMGVPVAEEYGGLGGDQLMYALVAEELGRVSGSVGLSYAAHVSLATKPIELFGTEEQKERWLRPLAEGEYVGGWALTEPESGSDASDMDTRAVKEGDEYVLNGTKQFITNASEAGSVLVKAVTDPGAGYDGISTFIVDPREDDGFEVTTIWDKMGLNASPTCEIQLDDVRLPEDRLLGEEGDGWDQTKKTLDGGRISIAALSVGLAQGAYEAAKQYSTEREQFGQPISKFDAIRDKVVEMERKTERARLLTHKAAWKYDKGEPVTKASALAKLDASEAAREVAEEAVQTLGGYGYTTDFAPQRFYRDAKLMEIGEGTSEIQHLVIGRELGL, encoded by the coding sequence ATGGAGTTCACCCTGTCCGACGAACACCGGATGATCCGGGACAGCGTCCGGGAGTTCTGCGAGGAGGAGATCGCTCCGATCGCTCAGGAGATCGAGGACGAGCACCGGTTCCCGCAGGAGGTCTTCGACCAGCTGGCGGAACTGGACATGATGGGCGTCCCCGTCGCCGAGGAGTACGGCGGTCTCGGCGGCGACCAGCTCATGTACGCGCTCGTCGCGGAGGAGCTCGGGCGCGTCTCGGGCTCCGTCGGGCTCTCCTATGCCGCCCACGTCAGCCTCGCCACGAAGCCCATCGAGCTGTTCGGCACGGAGGAGCAGAAGGAGCGCTGGCTCCGGCCGTTGGCCGAGGGCGAGTACGTCGGCGGGTGGGCGCTCACCGAACCCGAGAGCGGTAGCGACGCGAGCGACATGGACACCCGCGCGGTGAAGGAGGGCGACGAGTACGTCCTCAACGGGACGAAGCAGTTCATCACGAACGCCAGCGAGGCCGGGAGCGTCCTCGTGAAGGCCGTCACGGACCCCGGCGCGGGCTACGACGGGATCTCGACGTTCATCGTCGACCCGCGCGAGGACGACGGGTTCGAGGTGACGACGATCTGGGACAAGATGGGGCTGAACGCCTCGCCCACCTGCGAGATCCAGTTAGACGACGTCCGCCTGCCGGAGGACCGCCTGCTCGGCGAGGAGGGCGACGGCTGGGACCAGACCAAGAAGACGCTGGACGGCGGGCGAATCTCCATCGCCGCGCTCTCGGTCGGCCTCGCGCAGGGCGCGTACGAGGCGGCGAAGCAGTACTCGACGGAGCGCGAGCAGTTCGGCCAGCCCATCAGCAAGTTCGACGCCATCCGGGACAAGGTCGTCGAGATGGAGCGCAAGACCGAGCGCGCACGCCTGCTCACGCACAAGGCCGCATGGAAGTACGACAAGGGCGAGCCCGTCACGAAGGCGAGCGCGCTCGCCAAGCTCGACGCGAGCGAGGCCGCACGGGAGGTCGCCGAGGAGGCCGTCCAGACGCTCGGCGGCTACGGCTACACCACCGACTTCGCTCCCCAGCGGTTCTACCGCGACGCGAAGCTCATGGAGATCGGCGAGGGCACGAGCGAGATCCAGCACCTCGTCATCGGCCGGGAACTCGGCCTGTAG
- a CDS encoding YciE/YciF ferroxidase family protein produces MSTDQHIESLEGMFEYELEGIYYMEQELVSALDEMAMAATNDHLKNGFSTHREETENHVERVERAFDAYGVEPRQRDDPVVDALEQDRQQFEGMVQDADLKNLYFLGAAMKTERIEITSYDSALTVADKLDLDDDVTDPLESNREEEKETLKKLEGMSSASEMKSLWDRLTGG; encoded by the coding sequence ATGAGCACCGATCAGCACATCGAGTCGTTAGAGGGGATGTTCGAGTACGAACTCGAGGGCATCTACTACATGGAGCAAGAACTCGTCAGCGCCCTCGACGAGATGGCGATGGCGGCGACGAACGACCACCTGAAAAACGGCTTCAGTACGCACCGCGAGGAGACGGAGAACCACGTCGAGCGCGTCGAACGGGCCTTCGACGCGTACGGCGTCGAGCCGCGACAGCGCGACGACCCCGTCGTCGACGCGCTGGAGCAGGACCGCCAGCAGTTCGAGGGGATGGTGCAGGACGCCGACCTGAAGAACCTCTACTTCCTCGGCGCGGCGATGAAGACCGAGCGCATCGAGATCACCAGCTACGACAGCGCCCTGACTGTCGCGGACAAACTCGACCTCGACGACGACGTGACCGACCCGCTCGAGTCGAACCGCGAGGAGGAGAAGGAGACACTGAAGAAACTCGAAGGCATGTCGTCCGCGTCGGAGATGAAGTCCCTCTGGGACCGACTCACGGGCGGGTGA
- a CDS encoding DNA-directed RNA polymerase subunit epsilon, translated as MTSGRTPAPAGPPSNIERAWLRREVSSGPGDGALSRVDAVKDERFRRWDVVTPSATLIGRADGPDEDVGENLRRLHDEQHPAMEGHSARMHRLEKARITHALCNTLSLTAWERDRALGIMTDLDLTAFGSQRAIQKVALVVVQYVVDEERKRRLGLHDDEWVREQDPEALAELSERFESLTDDPRFEDLMEEHGLDVTAVNRLTRTLRDQLEEQDLDGAALGRSPFRDPSMPAVRDRPEEENGAVPQDG; from the coding sequence ATGACCAGCGGTCGCACCCCCGCGCCTGCGGGACCGCCGTCGAACATCGAACGAGCGTGGCTGCGCCGCGAAGTGAGCAGCGGCCCGGGCGACGGCGCGCTCTCCCGCGTCGACGCGGTCAAGGACGAGCGGTTCCGGCGATGGGACGTCGTGACCCCGAGCGCGACGCTCATCGGCCGCGCCGACGGGCCCGACGAGGACGTGGGCGAGAACCTCCGCCGCCTCCACGACGAGCAGCACCCGGCGATGGAGGGCCACAGCGCCCGGATGCACCGACTGGAGAAGGCCAGGATCACCCACGCCCTCTGCAACACGCTGTCGCTCACCGCCTGGGAGCGCGACCGCGCGCTCGGCATCATGACCGACCTCGACCTGACGGCGTTCGGCAGCCAGCGCGCCATCCAGAAGGTAGCGCTGGTCGTCGTCCAGTACGTCGTCGACGAGGAGCGAAAGCGCCGGCTCGGCCTCCACGACGACGAGTGGGTGCGCGAGCAGGACCCCGAGGCGCTCGCGGAGCTCTCGGAGCGCTTCGAGTCGCTCACGGACGACCCCCGGTTCGAGGACCTGATGGAGGAACACGGCCTCGACGTCACCGCGGTCAACCGCCTCACCCGGACGCTCCGCGACCAGCTCGAGGAGCAGGACCTCGACGGCGCGGCGCTCGGGCGATCGCCGTTCCGCGACCCCAGCATGCCGGCCGTCCGCGACCGGCCCGAAGAGGAGAACGGCGCGGTGCCGCAGGACGGATAG
- a CDS encoding aldehyde dehydrogenase family protein: MSQQTTGEVYQHYIGGEWTDGESMETFESENPATGESLGEFQRGTEADVDRAMAAANDAFEEWRELSRIDRAEYLWDIYHELRDRHEELGEVVTKECGKEISEGKADVTEAWHMVEWAAGDARHPKGDVVPSEIPAKDAYMRRKPRGVVGCITPWNFPVAIPFWHMAVSLVEGNTVVWKPAEQTPWCGQIIAEMFEDAGIPDGVFNMVQGFGDAGNAIVEDDRTDTVLFTGSAEVGHGIADKVGGEPGKLAACEMGGKNGIVITEEADLDVAVHSAVMSSFKTTGQRCVSSERLIVHTDVYDEFKERFVEIAEQVAVGDPIDEDTFMGPAIEAQHVEKIHKHNELARKEGANVLVDRAELGDEEIPDGHEDGHWVGPFVYEIDYDTDLRCLKEEVFGPHVALVEYEGDIERAVDIHNDTPYGLAGAIISEDYRQINYYRDNAEVGLAYGNLPCIGAEVQLPFGGVKKSGNGYPSAREVIEAVTERTAWTLNNSKDIEMAQGLSADIKTEGDD; the protein is encoded by the coding sequence ATGAGTCAACAGACGACCGGCGAGGTCTACCAGCACTACATCGGCGGCGAGTGGACGGACGGCGAGAGCATGGAGACGTTCGAGAGCGAGAACCCGGCGACGGGCGAGAGCCTCGGCGAGTTCCAGCGCGGCACCGAGGCCGACGTCGACCGTGCGATGGCTGCCGCCAACGACGCGTTCGAGGAGTGGCGCGAACTCTCCCGCATCGACCGGGCGGAGTACCTGTGGGACATCTACCACGAGCTCCGCGACCGCCACGAGGAGCTCGGCGAGGTCGTCACGAAGGAGTGCGGCAAGGAGATAAGCGAGGGGAAAGCCGACGTCACCGAGGCCTGGCACATGGTCGAGTGGGCCGCCGGCGACGCCCGGCATCCGAAAGGCGACGTGGTCCCGAGCGAGATTCCCGCCAAAGACGCCTACATGCGGCGCAAGCCCCGCGGCGTCGTCGGCTGCATCACCCCCTGGAACTTCCCCGTCGCCATCCCGTTCTGGCACATGGCCGTCTCGCTGGTCGAAGGCAATACCGTCGTCTGGAAGCCCGCCGAGCAGACGCCGTGGTGCGGCCAGATCATCGCCGAGATGTTCGAGGACGCCGGCATCCCGGACGGCGTGTTCAACATGGTGCAGGGCTTCGGCGACGCCGGCAACGCCATCGTCGAGGACGACCGCACCGACACCGTCCTCTTCACCGGCTCCGCGGAAGTCGGCCACGGCATCGCGGACAAGGTCGGCGGCGAGCCCGGTAAGCTCGCGGCCTGCGAGATGGGCGGCAAGAACGGCATCGTGATCACCGAGGAGGCCGACCTCGACGTCGCCGTCCACTCCGCGGTGATGTCCTCGTTCAAGACGACGGGCCAGCGCTGCGTCTCCTCCGAGCGCCTCATCGTCCACACCGACGTCTACGACGAGTTCAAGGAGCGCTTCGTCGAGATCGCGGAGCAGGTCGCGGTCGGCGACCCGATCGACGAGGACACGTTCATGGGTCCCGCCATCGAGGCACAGCACGTCGAGAAGATCCACAAGCACAACGAGCTCGCGCGCAAGGAGGGCGCGAACGTGCTCGTCGACCGCGCTGAGCTCGGCGACGAGGAGATCCCGGACGGCCACGAGGACGGCCACTGGGTCGGTCCGTTCGTCTACGAGATCGACTACGACACCGACCTGCGCTGTCTCAAGGAAGAGGTGTTCGGCCCCCACGTCGCCCTTGTCGAGTACGAGGGCGACATCGAGCGCGCGGTCGACATCCACAACGACACGCCGTACGGTCTCGCCGGAGCGATCATCTCCGAGGACTACCGGCAGATCAACTACTACCGCGACAACGCGGAAGTCGGGCTGGCGTACGGCAACCTGCCCTGCATCGGCGCGGAGGTCCAGCTGCCGTTCGGCGGCGTGAAGAAGTCCGGCAACGGCTACCCCAGCGCCCGCGAGGTCATCGAGGCCGTCACCGAGCGCACCGCTTGGACGCTCAACAACTCGAAGGACATCGAGATGGCGCAGGGGCTGTCCGCGGACATCAAGACCGAAGGGGACGATTGA
- a CDS encoding RIO1 family regulatory kinase/ATPase domain-containing protein: protein MEVRDLVRGTVDWSDMEAVARELADRTGRDAVRVTFLEADNWLSTPCVVDEEWFVKVISPQNSLVHALFTTGRNLGAVTSGRGGFFDHVGSPVEMAERELAATERMREIGVNAPEPVEAFEVDGLGVLVLEFLDDFRTFEDLDAGEARRLVPDLFENLRRLHDDGLAHGDLRGENVLVRDGEVFFIDATSVREDGIADARAYDLACALATLEPVLGSADVVDLAREAYSLSDLLDALEFLDFVNVRPDHDFDGERLKGEIEKVAA from the coding sequence ATGGAAGTGCGCGACCTGGTTCGGGGGACCGTCGACTGGAGCGACATGGAGGCGGTCGCGCGGGAGCTCGCCGACCGGACCGGTCGAGACGCTGTCAGGGTGACGTTTCTGGAGGCGGACAACTGGCTCTCGACGCCCTGCGTCGTCGACGAGGAGTGGTTCGTGAAGGTCATCTCGCCGCAGAACTCGCTCGTGCACGCGCTGTTTACCACTGGCCGCAACCTCGGCGCGGTCACGAGCGGCCGCGGGGGCTTTTTCGACCACGTCGGCAGCCCCGTCGAGATGGCCGAGCGGGAGCTCGCCGCCACGGAGCGGATGCGAGAGATCGGAGTGAACGCCCCCGAGCCGGTCGAGGCGTTCGAGGTGGACGGCCTCGGCGTCCTCGTGCTGGAGTTCCTCGACGACTTCCGGACGTTCGAGGACCTCGACGCCGGGGAGGCGCGCCGCCTCGTGCCCGACCTCTTCGAGAACCTCCGTCGGCTCCACGACGACGGCCTCGCCCACGGCGACCTGCGCGGCGAGAACGTCCTCGTCAGGGACGGCGAGGTGTTTTTCATCGACGCGACGAGCGTCCGCGAGGACGGGATCGCCGACGCGCGCGCCTACGACCTCGCCTGCGCGCTGGCGACGCTCGAACCGGTCCTCGGGTCGGCCGACGTCGTCGATCTGGCGCGTGAAGCGTACTCCCTCTCGGACCTCCTCGACGCCCTGGAGTTCCTCGATTTCGTCAACGTCCGGCCGGACCACGACTTCGACGGCGAACGCCTCAAAGGCGAGATAGAGAAGGTCGCGGCGTGA
- a CDS encoding SHOCT domain-containing protein: MTDPSTAERVRANATEIASTLVTGIWLAALFTGQDWWLAALLFGYVVVVPIVSLLYGDESDREEWWDDWTGEKAVDEPAERERAPDPDETALERLRRRYAEGELTDEQFERKLERLLETETLEDVEDERRSRGIERETERN, encoded by the coding sequence ATGACGGACCCCTCTACGGCCGAGCGGGTGCGGGCGAACGCGACCGAGATAGCGTCGACGCTCGTCACCGGCATCTGGCTCGCGGCGCTTTTCACGGGACAGGACTGGTGGCTCGCCGCGCTGCTGTTCGGCTACGTGGTCGTGGTGCCGATCGTCTCGCTCCTGTACGGCGACGAGAGCGACCGCGAGGAGTGGTGGGACGACTGGACCGGCGAGAAGGCCGTCGACGAACCGGCGGAGAGAGAGCGGGCCCCCGACCCCGACGAGACGGCGCTCGAACGACTCCGCCGCCGGTACGCCGAGGGCGAACTGACGGACGAGCAGTTCGAGCGCAAGCTGGAGCGTCTGCTGGAGACGGAGACGCTGGAGGACGTCGAGGACGAGCGACGCTCGCGCGGGATAGAGCGCGAGACCGAACGGAACTGA
- a CDS encoding DUF4350 domain-containing protein, whose translation MRRRNFIAALATTAVGVSAGTRRGIAADTRSLAQASTIDALSFYSTASLLAPDETPLTDDEVVAVWAESSAYNVDEDGNGDAVDYPDDVAIPLVAVDRDADAVGYGAPLANDDANFDLGNEEFVLNLWDEHVDGDRIVWDESHDQFYDRSEYDVFVDYAAENGYEIEGTDSLTDSLSDADGVVVTSPSRAFTDEEAAALRSFVDEGGALFLVHQSDFRDFDETANLNALADALNLDFRFNDDQVMDDDSNAGPEFNPVTSNFNDSFPYFEDRDGLGFEIDPTETYDVEVTEVADGDTVTVAFEEGNQESIRVLGVDTPESAGNAQFVRLEEWEGIEDLTYLQEWAAEATAFAEDELLGETVTVSFDPSEGVRDEFNRVLAYVDYDASGDASRDTTYNRELIARGLARVYGSGFGRHDEFWRAEAAARADGVGLWAESDPENSEPIRNRDVDDLFVPDPVTITTSDRHVTPNRVPVFAEDTAEGASAVTNGRVPLAAVDEDARVGLVAGPLIDESYEAAEDYPVDTSGYENFVFLTNLIDALADRTDDQVLIEGGHGQFAAGYALSNEDAAYYQRYLEGVGLGFEQVNEVTGDRLDDARAIVITTPAEAFGAATIEELRSFAADGGAVVLLGSSAAPTAARENLNALADGLGTDLRVGGGGVTDPSSNVNDDPSVPTTTAFNRRFKMFSAYDGADGSAGRGNGRGRGDGQGNGRGRGRGTARGK comes from the coding sequence GTGCGACGACGCAACTTCATCGCCGCGCTGGCGACGACGGCCGTCGGAGTCAGCGCCGGGACACGACGGGGTATCGCCGCCGACACGCGCTCGCTCGCGCAGGCGTCGACGATCGACGCGCTGTCGTTTTACTCGACAGCGAGCCTCCTCGCGCCCGACGAGACGCCGCTGACCGACGACGAGGTGGTCGCCGTGTGGGCGGAGTCGTCCGCGTACAACGTCGACGAGGACGGGAACGGCGACGCCGTCGACTACCCCGACGACGTCGCGATCCCGCTCGTGGCCGTCGACCGCGACGCCGACGCGGTCGGCTACGGCGCGCCGCTCGCCAACGACGACGCGAACTTCGACCTCGGGAACGAGGAGTTCGTCCTCAACCTCTGGGACGAGCACGTCGACGGCGACCGGATCGTCTGGGACGAGAGCCACGACCAGTTCTACGACCGCTCGGAGTACGACGTGTTCGTCGATTACGCCGCCGAGAACGGGTACGAGATCGAGGGAACGGACTCGCTGACGGACTCGCTCTCCGACGCGGACGGCGTCGTCGTCACCTCCCCCAGCCGCGCGTTCACCGACGAGGAGGCGGCTGCGCTGCGGTCGTTCGTCGACGAGGGCGGCGCGCTCTTTCTCGTCCACCAGTCCGACTTCCGGGACTTCGACGAGACGGCCAACCTGAACGCCCTCGCTGACGCACTGAATCTGGACTTCCGGTTCAACGACGACCAAGTGATGGACGATGACTCGAACGCAGGACCGGAGTTCAACCCCGTCACGAGCAACTTCAACGACTCGTTCCCCTACTTCGAGGACCGCGACGGCCTCGGGTTCGAGATCGACCCGACCGAGACGTACGACGTCGAGGTGACGGAGGTCGCGGACGGCGACACCGTCACCGTCGCGTTCGAGGAGGGGAACCAGGAGAGCATCCGCGTGCTCGGCGTCGACACCCCCGAGTCGGCGGGCAACGCGCAGTTCGTACGCCTCGAAGAGTGGGAGGGGATCGAGGACCTGACGTACCTGCAGGAGTGGGCCGCCGAGGCGACGGCGTTCGCCGAGGACGAACTGCTCGGCGAGACCGTCACCGTCTCGTTCGACCCGAGCGAGGGCGTCCGGGACGAGTTCAACCGGGTGCTCGCGTACGTCGACTACGACGCCTCGGGCGACGCGAGTAGGGACACGACGTACAACCGGGAGCTTATCGCCCGCGGCCTCGCCCGCGTGTACGGGTCCGGGTTCGGTCGCCACGACGAGTTCTGGCGGGCCGAAGCGGCGGCGCGGGCCGACGGCGTCGGCCTCTGGGCCGAGAGCGACCCGGAGAACAGCGAGCCGATCCGGAACCGCGACGTCGACGACCTGTTCGTCCCCGACCCCGTCACGATCACGACGAGCGACCGCCACGTCACGCCGAACCGGGTCCCGGTGTTCGCCGAGGACACCGCCGAGGGCGCGAGCGCCGTGACGAACGGCCGCGTCCCGCTCGCGGCCGTCGACGAGGACGCCCGCGTCGGCCTCGTCGCCGGGCCGCTGATCGATGAGTCCTACGAGGCCGCCGAGGACTACCCCGTCGACACGTCGGGGTACGAGAACTTCGTCTTCCTCACCAACCTGATCGACGCGCTGGCCGACCGGACCGACGACCAGGTGCTGATCGAGGGCGGTCACGGCCAGTTCGCCGCCGGCTACGCCCTCTCGAACGAGGACGCCGCCTACTACCAGCGCTATCTGGAGGGCGTCGGCCTCGGCTTCGAGCAGGTGAACGAGGTGACGGGCGACCGCCTCGACGACGCCCGCGCCATCGTGATCACGACGCCCGCGGAGGCGTTCGGCGCGGCGACTATCGAGGAACTGCGGTCGTTCGCCGCCGACGGCGGGGCCGTCGTCCTGCTCGGCAGTTCCGCCGCGCCGACCGCGGCCCGCGAGAACCTGAACGCCCTGGCGGACGGTCTCGGCACGGACCTCCGCGTCGGCGGGGGCGGCGTCACGGACCCGTCGTCGAACGTGAACGACGACCCGTCGGTCCCGACGACGACCGCGTTCAACCGCCGGTTCAAGATGTTCTCGGCGTACGACGGCGCTGACGGCTCGGCCGGCCGCGGCAACGGTCGCGGCCGCGGCGACGGTCAGGGCAACGGACGCGGCCGCGGCCGGGGAACGGCTCGCGGCAAGTAA